DNA sequence from the Marinilongibacter aquaticus genome:
TGAACTTGATGGGCTTATCGACCACGGCCTTTACAGAAAGAGCAGCACCACCACGCGAGTCCCCATCGAGTTTGGTCAAGACCACCCCGTCAAAATCCAAGCGATCGTTGAAAGTCTTGGCTGTGTTCACCGCATCTTGTCCTGTCATTGAATCGACAACGAATAGGATTTCGGAAGGAGAAACGGCTTTCTTGATGTTTTCAACCTCTTGCATCATCGCCTCGTCCACGGCTAAACGCCCGGCCGTATCGATAATGACTATATTCTTGCCTTTTGTTTTGGCTTCCTTGATGGCATTTTCGGCAATTTTTACAGCATCTTTGCTTTCGGGCTCGGCATAGACATCCACACCGATTTGCTCGCCCAATACTTGAAGCTGTGTGATGGCCGCGGGGCGGTAGATATCGCCAGCGACAAGCATCACCTGTTTGCCTTGTTTTTTCAGGTTGCGGGCGAATTTCCCTGTAAAAGTTGTTTTACCCGAACCTTGCAAACCGGCAATCAAAACCACGGCGGGCGAGCCGGTTAGCGAAACGGGCTCGGCCTTGCTTCCCATCAGTTTGGTAAGCTCTTCTTGCACAATTTTGGTGAACAATTGACCCGGTTCTACGGCAATCTTCACTTTGCGGTCTAAAGCCTCTTGTTTGACGCGGTCTGTGACCTCTTTGGCAATTTTATAGTTCACGTCGGCGTCCATCAGGGCTCGCCTAATTTCCTTTACCGTTGCGGCAATGTTGACGTCTGTGATTCGACCCTGACCTTTCAGGACCTTAAATGCACCGGCTAATTTATCTTGTAAGCTTTCAAACATTTGATTTTAAGGCTTTTCTTTTTTGGATCGCAAATTTAGTCAAATGAATCTAGGATTGAAATAAAAATAAAAAGTCGCCGCATTTCAAATGCGGCGACTTCGTGCCAAAGTTTTCGATATCATTCCTCGTTTTGGTAGAAATGCCTCTCCATAGCAATTACTTCTTTGGAGATGCTACACGGGTAACCTCTGTCGAGATTTTGAAAGGTTCTTTGTAAACTTGATCGCCAGTCGACAATTCAAAAGAGTACTCACCATCGGGAAGAGAAGTGAGGTTGAACACTTTTGCAAAAGCGAACTGTGCTACGCTTTCCTTATATAAAGTATTTCCTTGTTTGTCTTTGATCGCAATCACAGACTGGTCAAGAAGATTTGTTGCTGTTACTCTGAATTTCAAACCGTTCAGGGTCTTCACTTTCAAATCGGAAGCCGCAAGGTTGTTGAAATAAAGGTCATCATGTGCGAAAGTTGAGGTGCAAACTGCTGCAAACATCAACGCGGTCAATACTAACTTTTTCATAATTTTCGTTTGTTTAAATTTTCTTCGAAATCAATTTTCTGGAACTGTATCGTTGAAAACCTTTTGACATGACAAACATAGTGAGCTGCGGACCTTATACGCAATAGGCTGATAGCCAGTACTTGAATATTCATAACAGGATACCACGATAATGTTTGAATAATACCATGATTATAGGATTTATTCTAGAAGTGCCTATTTTAATACAATGCGTATTAACAAATGCTTAATATATTGATTGTGAGATTTCTACGAAATATGTAGGAGCTCGAGAGTGCAGAAGTAAAATCGAAATAAGAATTGTACAAAAAGTAAAATTCATACTTTTGGCGAAAATGAAAAGACCTCCATTTTGGAGGTCTTTTCATGGAAAAATATGTGGAGGAGGTTTAGATCAAACCTTCCAATTTGTTCAAGCAATTGAGGTCTTCGAAAGCCACTTTCAAACGATCAACCATACTTTGTTCTCCTTTTCTCAACCACACGCGTGGGTCGTAGAATTTCTTGTTAGGAGAGTCGGGCCCTTCAGGGTTGCCGAGTTGAGATTGCAAATAAGCTTCGTTGGCTTTGTAATAGTTCAACACGCCTTCCCATGTGCTCCATTGCATATCGGTATCGATGTTCATTTTTACGGCACCGTACTCAATGGCTTCACGGATTTCTTCGCGAGACGATCCAGAACCTCCGTGGAATACGAAGTTTACGGGCAGTTCGCCAGTGTTGTATTTTTCTTGAATATAATCTTGTGAGTTTTTCAAGATGATCGGCTGAAGCGATACGTTTCCTGGTTTGTATACGCCGTGTACATTACCGAATGCCGCTGCGATAGTGAAGTTTGGAGAAATCTTCAACAGGCTTTCGTATACATAGGCTACTTCAGAAGGTTGCGTATAAAGCTTTGAGCTGTCTACATCCGAGTTGTCGACACCGTCTTCTTCACCGCCAGTAATACCCAGTTCGATTTCGAGTGTCATGCCCATTTTGGCCATACGCTCTAGGTATTTGGCACAGATTTCCACGTTTTCTTCAAGAGGTTCTTCAGAAAGGTCGATCATGTGCGAGCTGAAAAGCGGCTTTCCTGTTTTCTCGAAATGCTTTTCGCCAGCATCCAAAAGGCCGTCGATCCAGGGAAGAAGTTTTTTGGCACAGTGATCGGTGTGCAAAATCACAGGTACGCCGTAGTGTTCGGCCATGTGATGCACGTGCAATGCACCTGAAATGGAGCCTGCAATAGCAGCCTTTTGTCCATCGTTGGAAAGGCTTTTGCCAGCGTAGAAAACACCTCCACCGTTCGAAAATTGAATGATCACAGGAGAATTCACTGCTGCGGCTGTTTCCAAAACGGCATTGATGGAGTTAGTTCCGACCACATTGACCGCTGGAAGTGCGAAATTGTTTTTGTTAGCGTAGTTCAACAATTCGGTAACGGCTTGGCCGGTCACCACGCCTGGCTGAATCAAGGATTGGCTCATGAATAGATGTTTTTGGTATAATTTTAAGAAATTCTTTTCAAAATCAATCTAGGGGCATATCCCCAAAATGAATAAGGCTCAAAACTACTGTTTTTATATCGAATAGTGCAAATCTGCTTTCTCTTTCATGATATAAAATCCATTTGGTGAAAGAATTAGGTAATTTTGAACGCATAACGTACGGATTACTGTTTAAATCCTACTTGTACAACGAGAAAATCGAATTGGAAATGAAAATCGGACTGTTGGTAGGCACAAACAGGCGAACGGCCATGTCGCTGGAAATGGCAAAGTACTACGGTAAAAAACTGAACGAAAGAGGAGTGGAGTACGAGGTGCTGGATTTGGCCACACTTCCCGAAGATTTCGCTTTTTCTGCCTTATACCACAACAAAGGGAAGAATCCGCATTACAATACATTTCAAGAACGAATCGATGGCATTGACAAGTGGTTTGTTTTTGTGCCCGAATACAACGGCTCTTTTCCAGGAGTTTTGAAGACTTTCTTCGATGGCTTGCGTTATCCTGATTCTTTGACGGATAAAAAAGTGGCGATGGTGGGGCTTGCAAACGGTACATTGGGCAATGCAGTGGGCTTAGGGCATTTGAATGATATCCTTTCTTATATGGGAGCAAACGTGCTGGGTCTACGGGTGAAATTAGGCGAAATTGGCAAGTATTTCGATGGAGTGCACCTTGCACATCCGGTTTACGAACGATTTATTACAGAACAGATCGATAAGCTTATTCATTTCTAAATATTTTCTATTTTTGCATGTCCTTTTGCGGGGTGGTCCAAATCTAATGTGGATTGACTCGTCATACTGGCTCCGTAGTTTAATGGATAGAACGAAGGTTTCCGGTACCTTTGGTGGGGGTTCGATTCCCTCCGGAGCTACTCTTCCCCAGCAGATTGAAACTGTAAAAAAAGCCTACAATTTGTAGGCTTTTTTGGTTTTAGGTAATCACATTGGATTTATCAGTTCTCACAGGCATTTTGTATAGTTGCCCTGAATGTGGATCCGTTTTCGGCTTCGAATCCTGGCCTCAGGGTGATGCTCTTTCCAGAGAGGAGGTCGGATCTCGCCCCTTCTCCAATACGGTGGGTGGCCCTTATGGTGTTGATGGCCTTGTGGTTAGCAATGCTGCCCCCGTTCAGGTCGTCCTGTGGCGATTCCAGTAACAGGTCTGTGGCGACGATGGACAGAATTTGTGCCGAGGCGTCCGAGCTGACTACCGGTGAGGTGGAGGAGACCTTTATGCGGTATCCGTCCCCGCTCTTGAGGTAGTTCGGCAGCTGACAAGGTATGTTTGCCGGATCCGTTGACGTGCCGATCAGGATGGAGTTGGCAAAGCTTCCCTGTTCGTCCGAAAGGTAGACCTGATAGGCGTTGCCGGCATGGAAGTCGCCGTCGGCTGCGGTGCTGACCGTAAAGGACGCGGCCCCACAGAGAGCGGTTGCCGATGCGGTGGGCACATCGACGGTCCTTTGGCCGTCGACTATCCAGAACTGGAACACATCCGGCCCCACAAGCACTTCACCCTGCACGTTGTCCTCGGAATATCCTCTGGCAATGAAGGTGTACAGGTTAGAGTGGAGCACGTCGCCATCGGGTACATCGTCTACTTCATGCAGGTAGAAGGGCATGTTGCTGTCTTCGTGGTACTGCAGGTCTGTGGTGCCCGATAGCTGGAGCTTAACGCTCTCTATGACGGGGTACGCACAGGTGGTGATGGCTACCACGGTCATCTTCCTGTCGGAACGCTGTACCTGTAGGTTGTTGGCCACGGGGGCAATGAGTTCTAGCCCAGGTTCGGTGTAGGCTAGGTAGTAGTCCATGCCGGGGTTGGAGCAAGCTACCGATACCTGCGTGGAGGCCGTCGCGGAACAGGCCCCCTCTGAAACGGTTACGGTGTAGGTGCCGGACATGGCTACCGTGGCATTCGCAATGGTGGGGTTTTGTAGGGTACTGGCAAAGCCATTCGGGCCGGTCCAGTTGTAGGAGCTCCCGCCGGAAGCCATGAGCTGGATCAGGTGTCCTTCCTCGAAGGGGCCAGAATTGGAGGCCGCGGCTATAATCTCGGATTCCGTACTGGTCACCTCTGTGCTCGCGGTCGACGAGCAGCCGTTGGCGTCCGTGGCTTTGACAGTGTACACGCCTGGGGTGGATATGCTTACGGTGGCTGTATTGCCTAGTCCGCCAGACCATGAATATACACTGCCGCCTGAAGCGGTCCGGATAACGCTGGACACCAAGCAACTAATATTTTCTTCCCCGCTTATCGAAACCGAGGGCAAATCGTTGACGGTGAGGGGAACGTTGGAGCTGCTGCCGCAGGTTCCTGCGGTGGCGTATGTGACGGTGTACGTCCCTGGCGTGCTGAGTGAAAGGTCCACGGTCCCGGTGGCGGGGTCTATTTCGAGTCCCGCGGGGGAAGCCGAGAATGTGCCCCCCGCCAGCCCTGTCACGCTGGGCGTGGGGTCCTGGTCCCCGGTGCAGTAGGCCTGGGCGGGGTACTGGAATCCGGCGTCGTCGGGGGCGTTGATGGTGAGGGGGGCGTTGGAGCTGCTGCCGCAGGTTCCTGCGGTGGCGTATGTGACGGTGTACGTCCCTGGCGTGCTGAGTGAAAGGTCCACGGTCCCGGTGGCGGGGTCTATTTCGAGTCCCGCCGGGGAAGCCGAGAATGTGCCCCCCGCCAGTCCTGTCACGCTGGGCGTAGGGTCCTGGCCCCCGGTGCAGTAGGCCTGGGCGGGGTACTGGAATCCTGCGTCGTCGGGGGCGTTGACGGTGAGGGGAACGTTGGAGCTGCTGCCGCAGGTTCCTGCGGTGGCGTATGTGACGGTGTACGTCCCTGGCGTGCTGAGTGAAAGGTCCACGGTCCCGGTGGCGGGGTCTATTTCGAGTCCCGCCGGGGAAGCCGAGAATGTGCCCCCCGCCAGTCCTGTCACGCTGGGCGTGGGGTCTTGGCCCCCGGTGCAGTAGGCCTGGGCGGGGTACTCGAATCCTGCGTCGTCTGGGGCGTTGACTGTGAGGGGGGCGTTGGAGCTGCTGCCGCAGGTTCCGGCGGTGGCGTATGCGACGGTGTACGTTCCTGGCGTGCTGAGTGAAAGGTCCACGGTTCCGGTGGCGGGGTCTATTTCGAGTCCCGCCGGGGAAGCCGAGAATGTGCCCCCCGCCAGTCCTGTCACGCTGGGCGTGGGGTCTTGGCCCCCGGTGCAGTAGGCCTGGGCGGGGTACTCGAATCCTGCGTCGTCTGGGGCGTTGACAGTGAGGGGGGCGTTGGAGCTGCTGCCGCAGGTTCCGGCGGTGGCGTATGCGACGGTGTACGTTCCTGGCGTGCTGAGTGAAAGGTCCACGGTTCCGGTGGCGGGGTCTATTTCGAGTCCAGCGGGGGAAGCCGAGAATGTGCCCCCCGCCAGTCCTGTCACGCTGGGCGTGGGGTCTTGGCCCCCGGTGCAGTAGGCCTGGGCGGGGTACTCGAATCCGGCGTCGTCCAATGCCGTGACATTGACGGTTACCGTGCCGCAGGAACTCGGTGCGGTGCAGCCGCCCTCTCCGCGGATATAATAGGTGGTCGAGGGAGAGGAGGGTGTGACCTCAAAGGATGAGGTTGCCGTGGTTCCGATCAGGGTTCCTCCGCAAGAGCCCGTATATATGGCCCAGTGGGAGGCGTCGTTCAACGTTCCTGTGATGTTCAGGGTCGCCGTGCCTCCGTTGCATACGGTTGCTGGGCTGTGGGTCACTGTGGGGACCGTAGGTGGCGTACAAGGTATAACCCCTGTTCCCTGGATGGCAAAGGTGTAGGGGTTTTCGTCAGCATCGTTGTTGGCAATGCTGACTTCCGCTGTCCGGAGTCCGGCGGCGGAAGGGTCGAAAGTGATTTGGAAAGTGGTGTTCCCGCTGGGTGGCAGTGGAGAGTCCGGTTGGCTGCCGACCGTGAAATCTGCAGCATTGGTGCCGCCGATTTCGACTTTGGGGTTCCCAGACAGGGCAAGCGAGGCCGTCCCCGTGTTTTCAATGCTGAAGGTTCTTGTCACCGTCCCCGAGGAAACGTTTTGTGAACCGAAGTCCGTATGCTTTGCCGAGCTGGGGGCGGTGTCGCCGTTCGCTATGTCCATGCCGTTGCCCTTCAGACCGATCTCGGGCACGGCATCGATAATGGTGAGGGTGACCTGTTGCACGCTCCCCGTGCTTGCATTTGTGGGGGTGCCCATGGTTATTATAATCGTTTCGTCGCCTTCTTCAAGGTTGTCGTACAGCGAGGTGACTCGGATACTGTCAGAGGTTTGGCCGTACGGTATGGAGATGGTACTGCCTGTAATGGCGTAGTCCGTGCCGCCTCCCACAGCCGTGCCGGCGAAGGTGAGCGGGATGCTGACCGTCACGCCTGCCGGGGCGTCGATCTCCCCTACGATATAGGCCTGCCCCCCCGATTCATTGGTGATCGGGTTGTACATCGTTCGGAGGAGTAGGTTGGCGATGGGTTTTGGGTCGTCGTCTCCGATGGTGTAGGTCACATGGTCGTCCGTGCCCTTGGTGCCGTTCTGCACGGAGGTTATGCTCACCGTCAGCTGTTCGTTGCCCTCGTACAGGTTGTCCTGTTTATTGGAAAGGGTGATGCTTCCCGTAAGGCTGCCCGGTGCGATGTCTATCGTTGTGCCCGACCTGTCGTAATCGAATGTATTCATCGGACTGCCCGTAAAGCCGAGGCTGATCTGTACGTTTGCCCCAAAGCTGTGAGACAGTGTGGCCGTCACGGTTGCTGGGCCCGCGTCCGCCTCGCTCAGCATGTTTTGGTCAATACTCAATTCGACGCTTGGTTTGGCCGTCAGGTTTAGGCTTGTCGTGTAGTTGCCCGAACTGTAATCCGTCCCGTCGTTCACCTCGAACTGAAAACTGCTGTTGGTGCTGCCGTTTTGGTAGTATTTAAGTCTGCCCGAGTCAAGGTCGGCCTTGCTTATTTGGTCGTTGTCGCCCAGTTCTTCGCCAGTATCCAAAAGATTGTTCCCGTTGGCGTCGAGATAGAGAACGCCTTCTGCGGGAACGGATTCGATGAGCAGGTGATCCAGCGGGTCGCTGTCTGGGTCGGCATAGCTGAAGTCTGCGGTGGCGAACACATAGGAAATCCCTTCATAGATAGTCGCCGAGAAAGAAGAGGCCGTTGGCAACTCGTTGGCCATAATGCCCTCGCCCTTTATAGCAAAGGTGTAGGGGTTTTCGTCAGCATCGTTGTTGGCAATGCTGACTTCCGCTGTCCGGAGTCCGGCGGCGGAAGGGTCGAAAGTGATTTGGAAAGTGGTGTTCCCGCTGGGTGGCAGTGGAGAGTCCGGTTGGCTGCCGACCGTGAAATCTGCAGCATTGGTGCCGCCGATTTCGACTTTGGGGTTCCCAGACAGGGCAAGCGAGGCCGTCCCCGTGTTTTCAATGCTGAAGGTTCTTGTCACCGTCCCCGAGGAAACGTTTTGTGAACCGAAGTCCGTATGCTTTGCCGAGCTGGGGGCGGTGTCGCCGTTCGCTATGTCCATGCCGTTGCCCTTCAGACCGATCTCGGGCACGGCATCGATAATGGTGAGGGTGACCTGTTGCACGCTCCCCGTGCTTGCATTTGTGGGGGTGCCCATGGTTATTATAATCGTTTCGTCGCCTTCTTCAAGGTTGTCGTACAGCGAGGTGACTCGGATACTGTCAGAGGTTTGGCCGTACGGTATGGAGATGGTACTGCCTGTAATGGCGTAGTCCGTGCCGCCTCCCACAGCCGTGCCGGCGAAGGTGAGCGGGATGCTGACCGTCACGCCTGCCGGGGCGTCGATCTCCCCTACGATATAGGCCTGCCCCCCCGATTCATTGGTGATCGGGTTGTACATCGTTCGGAGGAGTAGGTTGGCGATGGGTTTTGGGTCGTCGTCTCCGATGGTGTAGGTCACATGGTCGTCCGTGCCCTTGGTGCCGTTCTGCACGGAGGTTATGCTCACCGTCAGCTGTTCGTTGCCCTCGTACAGGTTGTCCTGTTTATTGGAAAGGGTGATGCTTCCCGTAAGGCTGCCCGGTGCGATGTCTATCGTTGTGCCCGACCTGTCGTAATCGAATGTATTCATCGGACTGCCCGTAAAGCCGAGGCTGATCTGTACGTTTGCCCCAAAGCTGTGAGACAGTGTGGCCGTCACGGTTGCTGGGCCCGCGTCCGCCTCGCTCAGCATGTTTTGGTCAATACTCAATTCGACGCTTGGTTTGGCCGTCAGGTTTAGGCTTGTCGTGTAGTTGCCCGAACTGTAATCCGTCCCGTCGTTCACCTCGAACTGAAAACTGCTGTTGGTGCTGCCGTTTTGGTAGTATTTAAGTCTGCCCGAGTCAAGGTCGGCCTTGCTTATTTGATCGTTGTCGCCCAGTTCTTCGCCAGTATCCAAAAGATTGTTCCCGTTGGCGTCGAGATAGAGAACGCCTTCTGCGGGAACGGATTCGATGAGCAGGTGATCCAGCGGGTCGCTGTCTAGGTCGGCATAGCCGAAGTCTGCGGTGGCGAACACATAGGAAACCCCTTCATAGATAGTCGCCGAGAAAGAAGAGGCCGTTGGCAACTCGTTGGCCATAATGCCCTCGCCCTTAATAGCAAACGTGTAGGGGTTCTCGTCAGCGTCATTGCTTGAAATCTGAAGGGTAGCTGTTTTTATACCTACTGTAGAGGGGTTGAAAGTGACCTGAAACGTGGTGCTTCCTGCGGCAGGAACACTTGAAAGGCTAGGTTGTGAAATGGAGAAGTCAGCTGCATTTGTGCCACTTTTTGTTACAGGATTGGCTCCCAAAATTAAGGAAGCGGTACCCGAATTTTGAATTGTAAAGGTGCGTATTACCGAACCAGAACTTACATCTGTACTGCCAAAATCTGTATGATCTGCCAACGAAGGGCTGTTGTCATTCGAAGAGATGGGCGTATTGTTGAACCCAAGTATATCGATTTCGGCTTCTTCAATAATGAAACCGTTGCCGCCATTGAAATCGTCTGGTGTTATTGGAAAGGGTGTATTGTCGTCACGGCTCCAGTTTGTGTAATCGTTGATAGCCAAAGCAAGCTCTTCCTTACTGCCTTGAAAGGGGCCATTGTATTTGTAATTATCGACTTCCTGAGTGGGTGAGGGGTTCAGCATTACTGCATTTGTTGCATTGGTAAGGCCAGGGGCGATGGTACTTGTGGACACACTAGACAGTGGAGCAACGAGTACGGAGGCACAGCTTGTCACGTCGGCGGCTTCGGTAAACCATTTGGTGCTTACATTGTCGCAACCGGTATTGTGGGCATAATTGTCGTCTGATTGAATACCCGTGAGAAAGGTTGGACTCCGTGAGCCGATAATTCCTTGATAGGCAAAGAGGTTGTCCGACAACAGGTTGAAAGGGTGCGGGGTAATGCCATCGGCTTGGAGCAATGGGCCCACGCTTCCGCCTCCCGTAACTGTCAAAACATCCGTACTGGTTTCGATGATCGATACAATACTTCCGGCGGCTAATCCCCCAGCTGGAGCTGTCCATGCAAAATGTGCTTCAGTTCCGGCATTCCAAGTGTTGGTCGAACCTTTGGACCAACCTTGATCAGTGAAATTGATCACCTCATTTGCAGGGATATTTGTGAGAGCCACAAAAGCAAAGCCATCGTCTGTATCGTTGTTGATGGCCACGAAAGCGATATCTCCTGCGGCCAACGAACCGGGATTGGGAATCAGCACTTCAAAGGTGCTCAAGTTGTTACAGCCTTGTCCGTTGTTGGCCCATGTGCCTACGCCCAAGTTTGGAGGGTTCGGAGCCGAATTGTTTGTGTTGTAGTGCGTAAGCACTTCATATACGCCATCATGGTTGGCATCCAAACGCAATTCCCATCTCGAATTGGCGGTAGACCACTTTACCTGATAAGGGTTGTTTCCATTTGCTGCGGTGCCGGTAAAAATATTTCTTGATGTCGCTTGAGAATCATCTCCTGTATGCCACATGTCAATGTCAGCCGCAAAGAAACAGTTGTCGCTGTCTCCCACATTGACGCGTAAATCAGAACTGACGACAATCAATCGAGCAGGATCTGAATTTGTGTTTCCTTCCGTATTCGAGACCACGCAGCGGTATTGTTTGTCGTTCAGGCCATTTACACTGCTTATGGACAGGATATCGCTGAAAACTCCAGAGTAGATACTGGAGTTGGATAGGTCGGTCCATGAGCCATTCGAAAGCACTTGCCAGCGGTATGAACTTGCATCATTTGATTTTACCCAAAAAACAG
Encoded proteins:
- the ffh gene encoding signal recognition particle protein, whose protein sequence is MFESLQDKLAGAFKVLKGQGRITDVNIAATVKEIRRALMDADVNYKIAKEVTDRVKQEALDRKVKIAVEPGQLFTKIVQEELTKLMGSKAEPVSLTGSPAVVLIAGLQGSGKTTFTGKFARNLKKQGKQVMLVAGDIYRPAAITQLQVLGEQIGVDVYAEPESKDAVKIAENAIKEAKTKGKNIVIIDTAGRLAVDEAMMQEVENIKKAVSPSEILFVVDSMTGQDAVNTAKTFNDRLDFDGVVLTKLDGDSRGGAALSVKAVVDKPIKFISTGEKMEDLDVFHPDRMANRILGMGDVISLVERAQQAYDEEEAKKLNKKMRENKFDLNDFLSQLQQIKKMGNVKDLMGMIPGMGKAIKDIDIDNDSFKPIEAVIQSMTPAERENPDMINGSRRKRIANGSGTSIQQVNNLLKQFDQMRKMMKKMNQMQGVGKLGKMMR
- the fbaA gene encoding class II fructose-bisphosphate aldolase, producing MSQSLIQPGVVTGQAVTELLNYANKNNFALPAVNVVGTNSINAVLETAAAVNSPVIIQFSNGGGVFYAGKSLSNDGQKAAIAGSISGALHVHHMAEHYGVPVILHTDHCAKKLLPWIDGLLDAGEKHFEKTGKPLFSSHMIDLSEEPLEENVEICAKYLERMAKMGMTLEIELGITGGEEDGVDNSDVDSSKLYTQPSEVAYVYESLLKISPNFTIAAAFGNVHGVYKPGNVSLQPIILKNSQDYIQEKYNTGELPVNFVFHGGSGSSREEIREAIEYGAVKMNIDTDMQWSTWEGVLNYYKANEAYLQSQLGNPEGPDSPNKKFYDPRVWLRKGEQSMVDRLKVAFEDLNCLNKLEGLI
- a CDS encoding NADPH-dependent FMN reductase is translated as MKIGLLVGTNRRTAMSLEMAKYYGKKLNERGVEYEVLDLATLPEDFAFSALYHNKGKNPHYNTFQERIDGIDKWFVFVPEYNGSFPGVLKTFFDGLRYPDSLTDKKVAMVGLANGTLGNAVGLGHLNDILSYMGANVLGLRVKLGEIGKYFDGVHLAHPVYERFITEQIDKLIHF
- a CDS encoding choice-of-anchor D domain-containing protein: MKRVLLLCTLLMAHLYSFATIRYVKPTASGSGNGSSWANASGSLQNMIDASVAGDEIWIAAGTYTPTSGSGRNATFTVDRGIKLYGGFAGNEGAINNRNIALNETILSGDIGNNGDDADNCYHIMTVPSGVSGSTTFDGLTFVDGQASDSDAPKDRGGAIYFQYTPNNAVISNCTFRDNFSLIGGAIFHEGATFCTYSDCTFESNSSYFNSGAMRIGGGSYLIKNCSFKGNHTGFGGAIFVNAGEATIENTEFIGNTSSTFGGGAINIRYGGTANIKSCSFSGNRTIGTEGTITAENSTLNMVNSIIWGNDSEINNLSSTVSVTYSIVENGHSGTGNLSTNPMFLDQPKIEVNTLGDLRLYGCSPAINTGLNGQAASYDLDGNARIYGATLDLGAYEYQSNPGCPEINLTGSGNNITNGSNSPSSSNGTDFGSQAVGSGSTQHTFTIQNTGTTTLNLNTSSPRVTIDPDNVGFSVSSQPSSGVSASGSSNFQITFNPSSSGAKEAVVSIENDDYDEAPYTFSIQGTATASPPTINHHPQSITLAEDNSTVFWVKSNDASSYRWQVLSNGSWTDLSNSSIYSGVFSDILSISSVNGLNDKQYRCVVSNTEGNTNSDPARLIVVSSDLRVNVGDSDNCFFAADIDMWHTGDDSQATSRNIFTGTAANGNNPYQVKWSTANSRWELRLDANHDGVYEVLTHYNTNNSAPNPPNLGVGTWANNGQGCNNLSTFEVLIPNPGSLAAGDIAFVAINNDTDDGFAFVALTNIPANEVINFTDQGWSKGSTNTWNAGTEAHFAWTAPAGGLAAGSIVSIIETSTDVLTVTGGGSVGPLLQADGITPHPFNLLSDNLFAYQGIIGSRSPTFLTGIQSDDNYAHNTGCDNVSTKWFTEAADVTSCASVLVAPLSSVSTSTIAPGLTNATNAVMLNPSPTQEVDNYKYNGPFQGSKEELALAINDYTNWSRDDNTPFPITPDDFNGGNGFIIEEAEIDILGFNNTPISSNDNSPSLADHTDFGSTDVSSGSVIRTFTIQNSGTASLILGANPVTKSGTNAADFSISQPSLSSVPAAGSTTFQVTFNPSTVGIKTATLQISSNDADENPYTFAIKGEGIMANELPTASSFSATIYEGVSYVFATADFGYADLDSDPLDHLLIESVPAEGVLYLDANGNNLLDTGEELGDNDQISKADLDSGRLKYYQNGSTNSSFQFEVNDGTDYSSGNYTTSLNLTAKPSVELSIDQNMLSEADAGPATVTATLSHSFGANVQISLGFTGSPMNTFDYDRSGTTIDIAPGSLTGSITLSNKQDNLYEGNEQLTVSITSVQNGTKGTDDHVTYTIGDDDPKPIANLLLRTMYNPITNESGGQAYIVGEIDAPAGVTVSIPLTFAGTAVGGGTDYAITGSTISIPYGQTSDSIRVTSLYDNLEEGDETIIITMGTPTNASTGSVQQVTLTIIDAVPEIGLKGNGMDIANGDTAPSSAKHTDFGSQNVSSGTVTRTFSIENTGTASLALSGNPKVEIGGTNAADFTVGSQPDSPLPPSGNTTFQITFDPSAAGLRTAEVSIANNDADENPYTFAIKGEGIMANELPTASSFSATIYEGISYVFATADFSYADPDSDPLDHLLIESVPAEGVLYLDANGNNLLDTGEELGDNDQISKADLDSGRLKYYQNGSTNSSFQFEVNDGTDYSSGNYTTSLNLTAKPSVELSIDQNMLSEADAGPATVTATLSHSFGANVQISLGFTGSPMNTFDYDRSGTTIDIAPGSLTGSITLSNKQDNLYEGNEQLTVSITSVQNGTKGTDDHVTYTIGDDDPKPIANLLLRTMYNPITNESGGQAYIVGEIDAPAGVTVSIPLTFAGTAVGGGTDYAITGSTISIPYGQTSDSIRVTSLYDNLEEGDETIIITMGTPTNASTGSVQQVTLTIIDAVPEIGLKGNGMDIANGDTAPSSAKHTDFGSQNVSSGTVTRTFSIENTGTASLALSGNPKVEIGGTNAADFTVGSQPDSPLPPSGNTTFQITFDPSAAGLRTAEVSIANNDADENPYTFAIQGTGVIPCTPPTVPTVTHSPATVCNGGTATLNITGTLNDASHWAIYTGSCGGTLIGTTATSSFEVTPSSPSTTYYIRGEGGCTAPSSCGTVTVNVTALDDAGFEYPAQAYCTGGQDPTPSVTGLAGGTFSASPAGLEIDPATGTVDLSLSTPGTYTVAYATAGTCGSSSNAPLTVNAPDDAGFEYPAQAYCTGGQDPTPSVTGLAGGTFSASPAGLEIDPATGTVDLSLSTPGTYTVAYATAGTCGSSSNAPLTVNAPDDAGFEYPAQAYCTGGQDPTPSVTGLAGGTFSASPAGLEIDPATGTVDLSLSTPGTYTVTYATAGTCGSSSNVPLTVNAPDDAGFQYPAQAYCTGGQDPTPSVTGLAGGTFSASPAGLEIDPATGTVDLSLSTPGTYTVTYATAGTCGSSSNAPLTINAPDDAGFQYPAQAYCTGDQDPTPSVTGLAGGTFSASPAGLEIDPATGTVDLSLSTPGTYTVTYATAGTCGSSSNVPLTVNDLPSVSISGEENISCLVSSVIRTASGGSVYSWSGGLGNTATVSISTPGVYTVKATDANGCSSTASTEVTSTESEIIAAASNSGPFEEGHLIQLMASGGSSYNWTGPNGFASTLQNPTIANATVAMSGTYTVTVSEGACSATASTQVSVACSNPGMDYYLAYTEPGLELIAPVANNLQVQRSDRKMTVVAITTCAYPVIESVKLQLSGTTDLQYHEDSNMPFYLHEVDDVPDGDVLHSNLYTFIARGYSEDNVQGEVLVGPDVFQFWIVDGQRTVDVPTASATALCGAASFTVSTAADGDFHAGNAYQVYLSDEQGSFANSILIGTSTDPANIPCQLPNYLKSGDGYRIKVSSTSPVVSSDASAQILSIVATDLLLESPQDDLNGGSIANHKAINTIRATHRIGEGARSDLLSGKSITLRPGFEAENGSTFRATIQNACEN